One region of Phragmites australis chromosome 18, lpPhrAust1.1, whole genome shotgun sequence genomic DNA includes:
- the LOC133899460 gene encoding cytochrome P450 89A2-like encodes MEDWLFYSLTALLCLLCSLLLRARAHGSTSPPLPPGPTPVPVVGPLLFLARRDFDLEPLLRRLAREYGSVFTFAPLGPARPTIFVAARGPAHRALVQRGAAFASRPRATASGAVLTSGGRNVSSSPYGATWRALRRNLAAGVLNPVRLRAFSPARRWVLDVLCSRLRGDGGDGKTPVAVMEPFQYAMFCLLVYMCFGDRLGDARVKAIEATQRELLGNFLSFQVFSFLPAVTKIVFRRRWEKLVSLRRRQEKLFVPLIQARMEAGAGGDCYVDSLVKLTIPEDGGRGLTDGEIVSLCSEFLSAGTDTTATALQWILANLVKNPAMQDRLREEVAGAVGEDGEVREDDLQGMPYLKAVVLEGLRRHPPGHYVLPHAVPEDTTLDGYRVPAGAPVNFAVGDIGLDEEVWDAPSEFRPERFLPGGEGEDVDLTGSKEIKMMPFGAGRRICPGMALALLHLEYFVANLVREFEWREADGEEVDLTEKLEFTVVMKRPLKARAVPLRSPPAPAVAAA; translated from the coding sequence ATGGAGGACTGGCTCTTCTACTCGCTCACCGCGCTCCTCTGCCTCCTCTGCTCGCTGCTGCTGCGCGCCCGGGCCCATGGGAGCacgtcgccgccgctgccgccgggtCCGACGCCGGTGCCGGTGGTGGGCCCGCTGCTCTTCTTGGCCCGCCGCGACTTCGACCTGGAGCCCCTGCTCCGGCGTCTCGCGCGGGAGTACGGCTCAGTCTTCACGTTCGCGCCGCTGGGGCCCGCGCGGCCCACCATCTTCGTGGCCGCCCGGGGCCCGGCGCACCGAGCCCTCGTGCAGCGCGGCGCCGCCTTCGCCTCCCGCCCGCGCGCCACCGCCTCGGGCGCCGTGCTCACCAGCGGGGGGCGCAACGTCAGCTCCTCCCCCTACGGCGCCACGTGGCGCGCGCTGCGGCGGAACCTGGCCGCCGGCGTGCTCAACCCGGTGCGCCTCCGCGCCTTCTCGCCCGCACGGCGGTGGGTGCTCGACGTCCTCTGTTCTCGTctccgcggcgacggcggcgatggAAAAACCCCGGTCGCCGTGATGGAGCCGTTCCAGTACGCCATGTTCTGCCTCCTCGTGTATATGTGCTTCGGCGACCGCCTCGGCGACGCGCGCGTCAAGGCCATCGAGGCTACACAGCGGGAGCTCCTCGGCAACTTCCTCAGCTTCCaggtcttctccttcctcccagCGGTCACCAAGATCGTGTTCCGCCGCCGGTGGGAGAAGCTCGTCTCGCTGCGGCGGCGACAGGAGAAGCTCTTCGTTCCGCTGATACAAGCTAGGATGgaggccggcgccggcggggaCTGCTACGTAGACTCCCTGGTAAAGCTGACCATCCCCGAGGACGGCGGGAGGGGGCTCACCGACGGTGAGATCGTGAGCCTCTGCTCCGAGTTCCTCAGCGCCGGCACCGACACCACGGCCACCGCGCTGCAGTGGATACTTGCGAACCTGGTAAAGAACCCGGCGATGCAGGACAGGCtgcgggaggaggtggccggcgcCGTTGGGGAAGACGGCGAGGTGCGGGAGGATGATCTGCAGGGGATGCCGTACCTGAAGGCCGTGGTGCTGGAGGGGCTCCGGCGCCACCCGCCGGGGCACTACGTGCTCCCGCACGCGGTGCCCGAGGACACGACGCTGGACGGGTACCGCGTCCCGGCCGGCGCTCCGGTGAACTTCGCGGTGGGGGACATCGGGCTGGACGAGGAGGTGTGGGACGCTCCCTCGGAGTTCCGTCCGGAGCGGTTCCTGCCCGGCGGCGAGGGGGAGGACGTGGACCTGACGGGGAGCAAGGAGATCAAGATGATGCCGTTCGGGGCCGGGCGGAGGATCTGCCCCGGCATGGCACTGGCGCTGCTGCACCTCGAGTACTTCGTGGCCAACCTCGTGAGGGAGTTCGAGTGGCGCGAGGCcgacggcgaggaggtggacctcACCGAGAAGCTCGAGTTCACCGTCGTCATGAAGCGGCCGCTCAAGGCCAGGGCTGTGCCGCTGCGGTCGCCGCCCGCTCCCGCCGTCGCAGCTGCTTGA
- the LOC133899448 gene encoding uncharacterized protein LOC133899448: MATFGKHSSQGLLLLSLVLLAFSVSPERATVVFPHGMSGGRLRLHAGSAAINGSMRCILSKRSSCERDGEQSSRLARARVVEHEELRCSKTTFLSSKYVDDMIKDINKSLQIMSKAQPKRGLIQNPSWGFQLGKSPGTWDDLSAANGGSSQNYLSSMFNTAKRKASGLRWPQPDFTTKDDSSENSASSAAPESSQAGGQGASMPDTERDELPISSQLSDGRTATNQRLPATDISKMVETYNKFKEEQELKLQEWLRESEEAEDNKE; the protein is encoded by the exons ATGGCGACGTTCGGGAAGCACAGCAGCCAAGGGCTCTTGCTGCTTTCCTTGGTTCTTCTTGCATTCTCCGTCAGTCCTGAACGCGCCACCG TTGTCTTTCCGCATGGCATGTCTGGTGGCCGGCTTCGTTTGCATGCGGGCAGTGCTGCTATAAATGGCAGCATGCGCTGCATTCTCTCCAAACGCAGCAGCTGCGAGCGCGACGGCGAGCAGAGCAGCAGGTTAGCGCGAGCGCGAGTAGTCGAACACGAAGAGCTACGGTGCAGCAAGACAACCTTCCTTAGTAGTAAGTACGTAGatgatatgatcaaggacataAATAAATCTCTGCAAATAATGTCAAAGGCCCAACCAAAGAGAGG GTTGATCCAGAACCCCAGTTGGGGGTTCCAATTGGGCAAAAGCCCAGGAACATGGGATGATTTGAGTGCGGCCAATGGAGGAAGTAGCCAGAACTACCTTTCTTCCATGTTCAACACTGCCAAGCGAAAGGCATCTGGTCTCAGATGGCCACAGCCCgattttacaacaaaagatgacAGTAGTGAGAATTCAGCATCATCTGCCGCGCCAGAATCATCACAAGCTGGTGGACAAGGTGCATCTATGCCAGATACAGAAAGGGATGAACTCCCCATTTCAAGCCAGTTGTCAGATGGTAGAACTGCTACAAACCAGAGGTTGCCTGCTACTGATATCTCCAAAATGGTGGAGACTTACAATAAGttcaaagaagaacaagaactcAAACTTCAGGAATGGCTTAGAGAGTCTGAAGAAGCTGAAGACAATAAGGAGTGA